From a single Lolium rigidum isolate FL_2022 chromosome 7, APGP_CSIRO_Lrig_0.1, whole genome shotgun sequence genomic region:
- the LOC124676195 gene encoding PLASMODESMATA CALLOSE-BINDING PROTEIN 3-like, whose product MEAPLLVAALVLLSSTLAASDFCVCRSDQPQAALQKTIDYACGAGADCNFIHEQGPCYNPNTVVAHCSWAANSYFQRKRGTGATCDFTGTATLTTTDPSSSGCSYPSSASGAGTSTTGAGIGTGGATGGTPGTGTGTGTFTPGAGTGTGMGTTGTTGTAGFGGLGPTGTSNMDTAAAASHHPMAGPVAFLSALLSLLAFA is encoded by the exons ATGGAGGCGCCGTTGCTGGTGGCTGCGCTAGTGCTCCTGTCCTCCACTCTCGCCGCCTCTG ATTTCTGCGTGTGCAGGTCAGATCAGCCCCAGGCGGCGCTGCAGAAGACCATCGACTACGCGTGCGGGGCAGGGGCCGACTGCAACTTCATCCACGAGCAGGGGCCGTGCTACAACCCCAACACCGTCGTCGCGCACTGCTCCTGGGCGGCCAACAGTTACTTCCAGAGGAAAAGGGGAACCGGAGCCACCTGCGACTTCACCGGCACCGCCACCCTCACCACCACCGACCCAA GTTCTTCAGGCTGCTCCTACCCCTCAAGTGCAAG CGGAGCTGGAACATCAACGACTGGGGCTGGGATTGGGACCGGAGGAGCAACCGGGGGAACCCCAGGCACAGGCACAGGCACAGGCACGTTCACGCCCGGCGCCGGTACCGGCACTGGCATGGGTACCACTGGGACTACAGGCACCGCCGGGTTCGGCGGCCTAGGTCCGACAGGCACGAGCAACATGGACACCGCAGCGGCGGCCTCGCACCATCCAATGGCTGGACCGGTTGCCTTCCTCTCAGCTCTTCTCTCCCTCCTGGCATTCGCGTGA